In Juglans regia cultivar Chandler chromosome 13, Walnut 2.0, whole genome shotgun sequence, the DNA window CCTATGAAAAGTTAAAGAAATTCAAAGCTGGCTTCTTTTAGAAGTTGAAAAGGCTTTATGCTTTCCAATTTGAACACATCAAACACCCTTGTAATCCAGTTCAAAGCACCTTCAGGTGCTTTGGAATCACTTGCAAGATTATTACTGGAAATAAGAGGCACTGGAACCATTAGTTGGTTCAGCATTTTCCACTTATCACCGCAAGAGAACAGTTTTTATCGTTATTCGGGAGATTTTCTCCATTTCGCATTTTGGATACAATTCCATGTTAAGAGAATTATGCCATATAAGACACATCTCCTATAGATACAACCACTTTTGGTACAATATTGCACCCAACCCAAAATGTCAtacttttcttttgatttcttAATCATTTCATACATGTAAAAGCCAAGTTCATCATACAAGCATCACTATGTAggaaacttttttaaaaagatttttcagCCAAAAAAAGGCCCACCAACGTGCTTTTTCAGCAGCCTCTGAAATTCACCCCAATGTCATATTGCATGTATTAGCAGTTTTTTCAAGAACCACTTGAACACTCCCTCAAGAGCCAAACAGACATTTCATATCAACAAGAAAATAGGAAGAGTGAACTCAAATGGGCACCACCAAGTGGTTGTTAAATATCAACAATACATAATGAGACCTCCTGAGCAAGTGATTACGTAATACCACATtctgataagtgataagggtaggtggtgtatgggatcccacattgcttaagaaataaaagttcttgctctttataatgctCCAACGAggttctaattgtatcattgactaatcattttggagtataggccatatgGCTTGGGCCTTCTGTTGGAGCGTTATAAATAGTATTAGAGCATATCCCAACCAACAACTagtagtctatttatattatagtataagtatattattttataaacattagCTTATACTAGTacattattgaatttaactatataagttctaattatataactatataactacactagtatatatgatcaatatataaataatacatattttaataaaatatgtataatataggagttggagtcggagggtAAAGTCAGAGTCAGAGGATAAAGTCAAAGTTAGTCAGACAACACcttcgactctgactccgactagaaaatccaaaaaaaatctGACTTCGATTCCGTTTTGTTGGAGCTCTGACTTCATCGGTGCGGAGTCAGAGAAAATTGGACTCGGACTCAGATTTTCTGATTTTTACACAGCCCTTACCCACATTACTTGGAGAGgataagttcttgctctttataatattccaatagggctccaattatatcattgactaatccttttggagtataagccatgtgGCTTGTGCCTTCCATTGAGGCATTACAAATTAGGAGTCTCAGCCCTTCCAAGATGGAGGGTGGCTCGGACTTCCTGGATGGAGGGTGATTCAGCATTTCTCTACAGTATGTTCCACTTCACTTTACATTACATACTAAGCACATTAGCTGGAAATGTCCAGAAGCAGGCTTATTAAACACCTTAtgttttatagtttttaattaatagcaCATGAGTTTGCTAACCAGCATCGCTTTCAGGATACAAGCAGGTAAATTTCTCGTATTTGTAAATTTCAATGGACTGGTAAGCCAACCACTCTAAAAGCTCATGCGTAAGGCAAAGGATGCATAAGAAGAGCTTAAACGAAACATCGTTGCACATTCTctcagaggaaaaagaaaaagataggcTGATTTCCACGTACCTGCTCCGCAGCTTTGCTCTTGAAAATCCCATAAGAGGCTGAGACCATCTTACATGACTCTACAACATGAGCCTCAAGATCTGTCGTTGGGGACACAATATCTGAATAGCCATACTCACTCTGCTTCCGTGCAGAAAGATGACTCTTATTTGATTCTTGTATAAAATGCAGAAGCATGTGAGCCTGTTAGACAAGGTGAATGCATcttaaactaaaaatatatgaaaaagagACTCATGGTTAATGAAACGGgtacacaaaaagaaaaaaagaaaaagaaaatataaatataagtcAATATTTACATGAAATGCTGCTTTCAGAATGTCTTCTGACTTGGCCTGATCTTTGAGCAATGCATATATTTTACCCTTTGAAGAATTATACGTCACAATGTATCTCTCTTTCTGTCTCCGATCAAGAggagataataaatatatacaagagaGACACAaggcaaattaaaaaaaaaaacaaattactgCTGAATCCATGAGAGAGAATGATTGAAATTATTCTTCACAAAAAGCGGCATACCTTAAAAAGAGGCTCTATGGCAAGATATGCACCCGGGTCTTGGAATGCATCCCTGAAACTTGGTCCTGCCAAACAGTTGGAGAAAACTTCAGATTGACCTCCCAGGAAAAAGAGGGCCATAATCAAGAGAAAAATCTTGCAATATCAATTCTCTACACATACCAAGAACAATAGGCCCATCTTTCAACCACGGAAAACTGAATATGTTTTCGTTCATATTCCCCTCCTGCAATGAGGGAACTCTTCCTGCAAAtgggaaaaacaaaagcatGATTAAgccattaaatcataaaatacacTTCTCGTGCTCATATAGAGAATTACTACGACTCatttagaaaataatgaaatgaacATCAGACAgttaaaaagaaagggaaggaaaaattGTGGATCCACAGTAAACCACTTATGGTGAGTTTAGGACCTGTCTTAAGGAAGGAATCTACTGCCACAGTGAATCTGGCTCGGTTCAATGTGTGCAACACCACAGATTTAACCTGAAGGAAAACATAGATGCAATACGGATGGCTAAATTAACATCCACAAATGAAAGAGGCAGGGAAGAATGCTAAACAAATGCGTTATTTATACACAATCTAACCTCTTGGTAAGAGCTGAGGACATATCCACACGAAAGTAAGGCAAACGTAGCGACCAAGGATGGGTTTCTTTTTGAGATCATTATGCTCAGCCCAGTTCCCAGcttcccaatacaaaatattcaCCCACATCAATTTCAGATGAATTATATCATGCATAAGAAAGTTTTTATAATAGaggcttttaaaaaaaaaaaaaaaaaactaatgtaaCTATGGAGGGAAAAAATTGGAAAAGACTGATAGCAAACATGATAGAGGCCCACTTTTTACAGCTTTCCATTGGAAAGTGAATCAGtaacaagattttttttaattatttatatataggtaataaataaaaaaatctcaacaaattATATGAGTTTATGAATTAAAAGTTTTTGAGATTTGTTTGACACGAAATTTAGCATGGGTTAAGCACAAGAAAATTAACCTAGTTGCGGAGATCAAAACAATAATCCAAATAAAAGTCATTAAGTGGTGTGATGTTATTAAAGACTTGCATGATATATAACCTGAACCTAATCCTATACAAATATATTCCAAGGATATAACTGAAATTCAGACTCAAGAGACATTCTGTTAAAAAGCAATCCAATTAGAACTATTTGACAGATGGACTTTTTGGTTCCAGATAGTCAGTTAATACTTTCAACACTCTTATCTGAGATTTTGacacattaaatatataatgaataattctacttatcatcctcacacaccacacctattttcatttttttttcatttttcctataacaaatatgtggtgtatggatgataagtagaacaattcaattagtttaacgataataaaataaaataaaaataatattaaaatatgtaaaatgtgTGGTTTGGGAAGATGAGTAGCATCCCTCTAAAAGGCTATGGCTGCCAACAATTAGATACTTCAGAAAACCAGAAAGAGACCATGTAGTCTGtagatggaaaaataaatttttgcagAGAGTCTCAAAACAGTGTTTCGGGCCCCAGAACTTCATTCAGTAGACCCATATTACAGTCCTAGTATTATAGATAGGAAAAAATGGAGAAGGAAGTTTGATAAGCATACTAGATCTGCAATATTTCCAACACACTCTCCTTTAGCAGTGACATCCCCAATGTTTTCTCCTTTAGCAAAGGCTTTGTAAATTGGTGTGCGAGTTGATGTTGAGGTTACAGCAGCAACATTCTACAAGCAAAGAGTACGGAATATGAGAGTACAGAAATGATATGAACACAATAGATAGCATCATGAAAAAACTAGCAAAACCTTTGCCACATTAGCAGCACAAGCCAAAGGAAGAAACAGGTGCGGCACAGCTGAAGTCGCCAACTCCACAGCAGCACCCACTTCCATAAGAAGATCACCGGCAAATCGCAGCTGTAACATAACATTAATTTCAGATAGATGACCTTAAAAGCCAGGAGATGTCAGGTTGGAATTTGACTGCCAAACTGAGCAGAAcagcaattaattaattaaacctgTTTTAGGTCATAATCAAACTTCTTTCCTTGGCGGGCAAAAAGCATTTTTCCAACGCGACCAGCACCATCCTACAGATAATTTAACATTGTGAAAATATGTTTGCCATTTTATTAAGAAGACCACACTCAATATCAATGAGAAGGGCCGAAAAACAATGAACTAAAGCAAGACAAGGAACTAAATTTCACTTAGGAGAGAGctctttcttcttcccaaaTCTACTAAGCTCCAATTGGATGTCAGCATTAGTCTAAATCACATATAGTATTGAGAACAAGGTTGTTTATAATTCGCAATCTAGCTATGtaaattatgagtaatgctaggtacaagtctcaaataaccAAGCCTCATACAAGCCCTTTGTAAAAACGTGGGtcccactaataaaaaatagtttttttaggtgggtccacttttttataagggTTGTATGGGGTTTGTCTATTCGgggcttgtacaaatcatttctcgtaaattatttttagaagtaGTAGAgcacaacacttttttttttataggtaaacaagaattattatttcaataaagGCAACAAAGTGCCAGTTACAAATGTCTTTATGCCTTATCTACGTAGGCAcgttagaaactaagaaatcatgaaagttcatgCCATTGAAGTCTACagcaatagcccaagtacaaaagCACAACACTTCAAGTTAACAACTGGAGAATAAACAGACAAAAATTGacatattatatcaattttCGATCTATATTCGTACAGATTTCTAATGGTAGTATGGCACATAAaccaaggaaaaataaaaatagtccAAATAATAGAAACCCATAGGCACTCAATTGAACAAATTCAGATTTCAAGTATGAGCAGCACACACCATTTAGTTGGACACCTACCACCAGTGCATGAGGCGCAATAGAGATGATATCATCTCTTATCATCCAAACTGAAAACTACATATAGCACCTCGGAAATTAAATACCGAACCGAAGACTCCAGATGACAATAAAAATTGTCATATTAAGAGAACTACAGCTATTCATAAGGGGAAATAACCTCCCATATGTTCTCTTAGAGATATtctaataaaatagttttttccatGAGAGAGGTAGTGCTTCTATTCCTTGAACACAGCTATGGAACCAATGTGGAGTTGGCTACTTGACTAAGCAaactatttcaaatatttgtgGTAGGATACCAAGAAGATGTAATGGTATTGTGTATCCTCCAAGTCCTAAGTGATCATATGTTTCCTTGATGTTTATTCATTGAGTTATTCTCATTCTCATGAGT includes these proteins:
- the LOC108988939 gene encoding protein root UVB sensitive 6, coding for MAAPHPIKLKQSSPKSAAHTLTSTTSSSSAHDARLLVRETLRISANLASSPPDSAPHPPSSYSTLLHSSDNLGLLQDDFVNSSLRFICCEEIDGRRWNYVAEKDASGSFKKGSIHARLSYTPQAPPIEELMSFVRSYVLPEGFPDSVTPSYVPYMTWRALKHFFGGAMGVFTTQTLLSSVGVSRRATPGAVAINWILKDGAGRVGKMLFARQGKKFDYDLKQLRFAGDLLMEVGAAVELATSAVPHLFLPLACAANVAKNVAAVTSTSTRTPIYKAFAKGENIGDVTAKGECVGNIADLLGTGLSIMISKRNPSLVATFALLSCGYVLSSYQEVKSVVLHTLNRARFTVAVDSFLKTGRVPSLQEGNMNENIFSFPWLKDGPIVLGPSFRDAFQDPGAYLAIEPLFKKERYIVTYNSSKGKIYALLKDQAKSEDILKAAFHAHMLLHFIQESNKSHLSARKQSEYGYSDIVSPTTDLEAHVVESCKMVSASYGIFKSKAAEQGWKMSESLLNPGRARVHASDKLA